A section of the Gloeobacter violaceus PCC 7421 genome encodes:
- a CDS encoding phycobilisome rod-core linker polypeptide, with translation MSVLTGDNQQRGSKLFKITIALSPTLAHHPWPGLDTHEPSQSSYSTIVSLERLLPEMTRIKRNGGRILEITEGEASESRANFPAVMEPPVVELYPRAGEAEVQAVIAVAYKQVFGNIHVMESERIVSAESLLRNRSISVREFVRLLAKSDLYKESFFHCTSNNRFIELNFKHLLGRAPYNHSEIIEHLDRYQSQGYDAEIDSYIDSDEYVKTFGENVVPYHRGFKSQVGQQSVAAFERMIRLFGGDASSDTSLNRTGQKRLVDPKQLLRSGRGIV, from the coding sequence ATGAGCGTGCTCACCGGCGACAACCAGCAGCGCGGCAGCAAGTTGTTCAAGATCACGATCGCCCTCTCACCGACCCTCGCGCACCATCCCTGGCCCGGTCTCGACACCCACGAACCGAGCCAGAGCAGCTACAGCACGATCGTATCGCTTGAGCGGCTGTTGCCCGAAATGACCAGAATCAAGCGCAACGGCGGCCGGATTCTCGAAATCACCGAAGGCGAAGCTTCCGAAAGCCGCGCAAACTTTCCGGCGGTCATGGAGCCGCCGGTGGTCGAGCTATATCCCCGGGCCGGCGAAGCGGAGGTGCAGGCGGTGATCGCCGTTGCCTACAAACAGGTGTTCGGCAATATCCACGTCATGGAGAGTGAACGGATTGTGTCTGCCGAGTCGCTGTTGCGCAACCGTTCGATCAGCGTGCGCGAGTTTGTGCGGCTTCTGGCCAAATCGGACTTGTACAAAGAAAGTTTCTTCCATTGCACCTCCAACAATCGCTTCATTGAATTGAATTTCAAACACCTGTTGGGCCGTGCTCCTTACAATCATTCGGAGATTATCGAACATCTCGATCGCTATCAGTCGCAGGGCTACGACGCGGAGATCGATTCCTATATCGACAGCGACGAGTACGTCAAAACCTTCGGCGAAAATGTCGTTCCCTACCACCGCGGATTTAAGTCCCAGGTCGGCCAACAGTCGGTGGCGGCTTTCGAGCGAATGATCCGGCTGTTCGGCGGCGATGCCAGCAGCGACACCAGCCTGAACCGCACCGGCCAGAAGCGCCTGGTCGATCCCAAGCAATTGCTGCGCTCCGGCCGCGGCATCGTCTAG